The following coding sequences are from one Delphinus delphis chromosome 19, mDelDel1.2, whole genome shotgun sequence window:
- the RPRML gene encoding reprimo-like protein → MNATFLNHSGLEAAGGLGGGGGGAAVGNRSHGLGTWLGCCPGGAPLSASDGVPAGLAPDERSLWVSRVAQIAVLCVLSLTVVFGVFFLGCNLLIKSESMINFLMQERRPSKDVGAAILGLY, encoded by the coding sequence ATGAACGCGACCTTCCTGAACCACAGCGGCCTGGAAGCGGCAGGTGGcttgggcggcggcggcggcggggccgcCGTGGGAAATCGCAGCCACGGGCTAGGCACGTGGCTGGGCTGCTGCCCCGGGGGCGCGCCGCTGTCCGCCAGTGACGGGGTCCCCGCGGGGCTGGCTCCGGATGAGCGCAGCCTGTGGGTGTCGCGCGTGGCGCAGATTGCCGTGCTCTGCGTGTTGTCGCTCACCGTGGTCTTCGGCGTTTTCTTCCTGGGCTGCAACCTGCTCATCAAGTCGGAGAGCATGATTAACTTTCTGATGCAGGAGCGCCGGCCTTCCAAGGACGTGGGCGCTGCCATTCTGGGGCTGTACTGA